Proteins encoded in a region of the Bicyclus anynana chromosome 9, ilBicAnyn1.1, whole genome shotgun sequence genome:
- the LOC112044581 gene encoding ATP-binding cassette sub-family G member 1, whose protein sequence is MTPGVKGDQFTELGNNNVIPLIPRAAMHLEFKDVTCSVNSFDVSRFRFDKKTILKGVSGSFKPGQLTAIMGPSGAGKTTLLNILAGYSTKGAKGEIIVNGVCTCASQSTGRGGARYIRQNDDLRVHLTVYEAMALAAALKLADFKFQERKEKVHELLALLGLSGTSRTLCRDLSGGQKRRLAVALELLSDPSLLFLDEPTTGLDSSASTSLIALLSALARGGRTLIATIHQPSALMFEKIDTIYCLAAGNALYSGPRENLLPALNGAGLRCPPYHNPADFLMEVASGEYGTAIESIANSIQQYKPESTSRSLEENLPVISSFSRSLSIDTELKDKQFRSNVKHQQKFSKDIYRPSGYMKQTWILLYRNYLMTTRNYSLFMYRVAAHVVIALIFGYLYLGVGSEASSVLGNYVYLYGSMLLVVYTGKMSVTLSFPLEMAILKGEYFNRWYSLGPYIFSILAVELPFQMISCVSYVVLSYWLTDNPLEPTRATLFLATVVATSLCAQAWGYFIGSNTPTKIAVFIGPVLACLFSVFGFCLALRDTPYAFKWLHHVSYFRAGFHVAVHSIYGFNRTKMHCAKEYCHYITPSKFLTEMDISSVDVGANMAIVLSTTVLMHILTCSTLWYRLNKR, encoded by the exons ataagaaaacaatattaaaaggcGTCAGTGGAAGTTTCAAGCCAGGGCAACTGACGGCCATTATGGGCCCCTCAGGTGCTGGCAAAACTACACTCTTGAACATTCTTGCTGGTTATTC GACCAAGGGTGCAAAAGGCGAGATTATCGTAAACGGAGTATGCACGTGTGCGTCTCAATCGACCGGCCGAGGTGGCGCGAGATACATACGCCAGAACGATGACCTCCGCGTCCATCTCACCGTGTACGAGGCCATGGCTCTTGCCGCCGCTCTTAAGCTGGCCGACTTCAAGTTCCAAGAACGCAAAGAGAAA GTACATGAGTTGCTTGCCCTTCTGGGTCTAAGCGGGACGTCCCGGACTCTGTGCAGAGATTTATCAGGAGGGCAGAAGAGGAGACTCGCAGTAGCCTTGGAACTGCTGTCCGACCCGTCTTTGTTGTTCCTTGACGAGCCGACGac CGGTTTAGACTCTTCGGCGTCAACGTCTTTAATCGCCCTCCTGAGTGCCTTAGCTCGTGGAGGGAGAACCCTGATCGCTACCATCCATCAACCTTCGGCCCTGATGTTCGAGAAAATAGACACCATCTACTGCCTGGCTGCCGGGAACGCGTTGTATTCTGGACCCAGGGAAAACCTCTTGCCAGCACTGAACGGCGCAGGGTTGCGATGCCCGCCCTACCACAACCCAGCCGATTTCT TAATGGAAGTAGCATCAGGTGAATACGGGACAGCAATAGAAAGTATCGCTAACAGCATACAGCAGTACAAACCAGAATCTACCTCCAGAAGTTTGGAAGAAAACTTGCCTGTGATATCCTCTTTTTCAAGATCTCTAA GTATAGACACAGAATTAAAAGACAAGCAGTTCAGAAGTAATGTTAAACATCAGCAGAAATTCTCCAAAGACATCTACAGACCGTCCGGCTACATGAAGCAGACATGGATACTTTTGTACAGAAACTATTTGATGACAACTAGGAATTAT TCCCTGTTTATGTACCGGGTAGCAGCCCACGTGGTAATAGCTCTCATCTTCGGCTACCTCTACCTCGGGGTAGGAAGCGAAGCGAGCAGCGTGCTGGGAAACTACGTGTATTTGTATGGATCAATGCTTCTCGTCGTGTATACCGGCAAAATGTCCGTCACATTGTCTT tTCCGTTGGAGATGGCTATATTGAAAGGCGAATACTTTAACCGATGGTATTCGTTGGGACCTTACATATTTTCAATTCTAGCAGTGGAACTACCATTTCAg ATGATATCGTGTGTGTCATACGTGGTATTGTCGTATTGGTTGACTGACAATCCGCTGGAGCCGACGCGCGCCACTCTGTTCCTAGCCACCGTGGTGGCCACGTCCCTCTGTGCCCAGGCGTGGGGATACTTCATTGGGTCCAATACACCTactaag ATCGCAGTATTCATAGGACCAGTGCTTGCCTGCCTGTTCTCCGTGTTCGGTTTCTGCCTTGCCCTGAGAGATACTCCCTACGCGTTCAAATGGCTCCACCACGTGTCGTATTTCAGAGCAGGCTTCCATGTCGCAGTTCATTCTATTTATGGCTTTAATAGGACAAAAATGCATTGTGCTAAAG aaTATTGCCACTACATAACACCGAGCAAGTTCCTCACAGAAATGGACATTTCAAGTGTGGACGTTGGCGCCAACATGGCGATAGTACTCAGCACTACAGTATTGATGCATATCCTCACATGCAGTACTCTGTGGTATCGATTGAACAAGAGATGA